CAATCGATCTTAGGGAGATGTTTATAGCAACCGGCATATCAGGTATAGAGGCTCTGGAAACATCGCTTGGTATATATCTGATCCTAGTGCCGGGTTTAACATATATCTTCCCACTCCTCGGCCCTCTAAGCCCGTAGATAGCCTCGCATATCTCCCTAACACCTCTACCATCTATAGATACTACTGCTAGGATCTCTCCACGCCTTAGTTTAAAGCTAGCGTTCCTCAGAACCTCTATACCCCTGTCATCAGATATCGATACTCTATCAACATATAGGATCTCCTCCCCAGGATCTATATCCCCATATGTATCTAGATGATAATATGTCTCTAGCCCCTGTGGAGACATATGCCTTGTCAGAACCTCTATGGTGCTCTTGGCATCTAGATCTCTTTTAATGATCGTTGCCACCCTGGCCCCCCTCCTCAGGATAGTATATCTATCCCCGATCTCGGCTACCTCCCTGATCTTGTGGCTCGTAATTATAAGGGCCTTACCCATATCAACATGCTCTCTGAGGAGTTTCAAGAGCCTCTTAGATGACGCTGTGCTCATCAACGCTGTGGGCTCATCCATAAGAACTGCTAGCCTCCCAGCATTTATCGCTATAGATACCTCGAGAACCTGTTTCTCGGCTGGCGATAGCTTTGAAACCCTAGATCTTGGATCTATCTGGTAGCCTAGATCTCTAGCTGTTCTCATCACCTCCCCACCCAGCTCATCCCCATCGATCCCAGCTGCTCTCGCAACAATCCATATATTCTCCTCAGCTGTGAGCCCCTCAACGAGGGAGGAGCCC
This is a stretch of genomic DNA from Sulfolobales archaeon. It encodes these proteins:
- a CDS encoding ATP-binding cassette domain-containing protein; the protein is GSSLVEGLTAEENIWIVARAAGIDGDELGGEVMRTARDLGYQIDPRSRVSKLSPAEKQVLEVSIAINAGRLAVLMDEPTALMSTASSKRLLKLLREHVDMGKALIITSHKIREVAEIGDRYTILRRGARVATIIKRDLDAKSTIEVLTRHMSPQGLETYYHLDTYGDIDPGEEILYVDRVSISDDRGIEVLRNASFKLRRGEILAVVSIDGRGVREICEAIYGLRGPRSGKIYVKPGTRIRYIPSDVSRASIPDMPVAINISLRSIVAGGTALLDLEEIGLRARRIIEASKANVPSIWKPLKSLSGGNARRVIAWREAMENPDLLVVEEPTANLDIASSQAIAMLIRSIASKGAGVLVVTSELEDPSRIGCKWLILEDGVLLDPSSSKRAGAIPEPL